One segment of Streptomyces sp. NBC_00576 DNA contains the following:
- a CDS encoding DegT/DnrJ/EryC1/StrS family aminotransferase — MLRAAGVGVGDEVVVPAFGNVEVTEAVIMAGGLPVFADIDPVTYCLDASAVEAATTPRTAAMVVVHRFGRPADMGRLLEVGQRHGLLVLQHGESEAPYDEIAQRRQRAAFLDLRLRGVRTPDDGDGHTYQQYVVRVPGNGRPDRDAFARALRARGIDCRVPVKAPVHRMPVFRCCVSLPETELAVDETLALPVDASLTKREMQRIVSACNSLGGLLQPAF; from the coding sequence ATGCTGAGGGCCGCCGGCGTCGGAGTCGGTGACGAGGTCGTAGTGCCGGCCTTCGGGAACGTGGAAGTCACTGAGGCCGTGATCATGGCCGGTGGACTGCCGGTGTTCGCCGACATAGATCCGGTGACGTACTGCCTTGACGCGTCAGCTGTCGAGGCGGCCACGACTCCGCGGACCGCGGCCATGGTTGTCGTACACCGCTTTGGGCGGCCGGCCGACATGGGGCGGCTGCTCGAGGTCGGGCAGCGGCACGGGCTGCTTGTGTTGCAGCACGGGGAGTCCGAAGCGCCGTACGACGAGATCGCTCAGCGGCGCCAGCGCGCGGCGTTTCTCGATCTGAGGCTGCGCGGTGTGCGTACGCCCGACGACGGGGACGGGCACACCTACCAGCAGTACGTGGTGCGGGTGCCCGGCAATGGGCGGCCCGATCGGGATGCCTTCGCTCGGGCCTTGCGGGCCAGAGGAATTGACTGCCGGGTGCCGGTAAAGGCGCCGGTGCATCGCATGCCCGTGTTCCGGTGCTGTGTCTCGCTGCCCGAGACCGAGCTGGCAGTCGACGAGACGCTGGCGCTGCCGGTGGACGCCTCGTTGACCAAGCGGGAAATGCAGCGGATCGTGTCCGCGTGCAACTCACTCGGGGGGCTGTTGCAGCCCGCGTTCTGA